Part of the Candidatus Thermoplasmatota archaeon genome is shown below.
TAGAAGTTCTTCTGTAGAGTGCAAATGTAATTGCATCTAGTAGAGTGCTTTTACCTGCTCCCGTCCTTCCAACTATCACAGTGAATTTCTCAGGTATTTTTAGAATTGTTTTAGTAATGTATCGCATGAAGCCGTTAAGTTCAAGCTCTTCTATCACAAAGCCTTCTGAAATTTGAGGCTTTTCTTTACCAAAAGATGCTGGGATCATTCTAAAACCTCTTTTAGAATATTTATTCCTTCCTTATGCAGCTCGTCTTTCTTAGGATGCTTGCTGTAATTCAGCTCTATATAGTTTTTTAATAGTTCGAATGGATTAGTAGTAAAGCTTACAAGCCCTATTTTCTCCTCTTCCTCCTCGAGCCATTTAAGTTCGCAATAAAAGGAGTCTTTAAGCTTTAGCCTAAGCTTAGATTCTTCGATTCTAGCTCTCATGCCTAGTGGTAAAGAAACTGTAAGCTTTATCATTTTATCTTTTACATTTTCGAGTGCGCTGATGATTTTATCAGTAGGATCCTTTTCATTTGCCTCGAGCGCCAGTTCTATCTTTTCCATTTTACGTGTCGGCAGTTTTTCAAAACACCATTTGTTTTCTAAAGGTGAAATTCTAACGAAGCCTTTTTCATCGTCGCATTCACCCCAGTCTATTCTTTCAATCCCGCCGGTATAGATAATTTCGCACTTGCCACTTTTACCAACTTTCTGATGCAAATGAACATGTCCCAAAACTGCAAGATCGAGTTCGGGCGATATTTCTTGCTTTGTAATAGAGAACTCGCCTGGCAATACCTCAGGACTTGCTACCTCTCTTAGCTTTGCACCCTCAATATAATAATGAGCAAATAGAATTTTATAATCTGCTTGCTCCTTAACGCAGTTTTCAAGCCACTCTTTTATAATTCCTCTCCCGACTTCTAGCACTTGCTCTTTAGGAATCTCTTTACCAAGCTTGCCTTTCATAAGCTCAATAACTGCAGAAGGATGAATATAAGGCAGAATAAGGCACAGAATTTTTTTGTTTTCTATATAGATTCTTTCCACCGAAGGCGTTCTGTAAACGGTAATAAAAGA
Proteins encoded:
- the sbcD gene encoding exonuclease subunit SbcD — protein: MDEIVVCADIHEGINFGINVDLETGISARALDIHENFKRIANFAIAKKAKLFVIAGDLFDRTNVVPIYREMVRKDVLEPLRANKIKVFIIAGNHDQPRISKRGTSISDFEDYDKSFITVYRTPSVERIYIENKKILCLILPYIHPSAVIELMKGKLGKEIPKEQVLEVGRGIIKEWLENCVKEQADYKILFAHYYIEGAKLREVASPEVLPGEFSITKQEISPELDLAVLGHVHLHQKVGKSGKCEIIYTGGIERIDWGECDDEKGFVRISPLENKWCFEKLPTRKMEKIELALEANEKDPTDKIISALENVKDKMIKLTVSLPLGMRARIEESKLRLKLKDSFYCELKWLEEEEEKIGLVSFTTNPFELLKNYIELNYSKHPKKDELHKEGINILKEVLE